The following are from one region of the Carassius auratus strain Wakin chromosome 13, ASM336829v1, whole genome shotgun sequence genome:
- the LOC113113264 gene encoding NACHT, LRR and PYD domains-containing protein 14-like, translated as MEASSDPSSSPAILQTCIRLHLYVFPLIALLLGVLQRVRAMEFGCCSRQERSPLTGGGCIPAWSLEAVGVVSEEAQLIASGLSTEAEIRKSGGIGILVPQSVLDTTRAPEEERLSAKERSHSPDPSVWSLKSDMSMKMPIQLKDEESASDQRYKLQIHDNTQEIQQRLKSYIKRKHQYIFEGLGKQGNPTLLNQIYTELYIIEEEAGGISNKHEFTRIEKNFTAAGATIPIQCSDIFRALPGQDKPIRTVLTKGVAGIGKTVSVQKFILDWAEGKENQDVQLIFPLPFREINLMKDKKFTLVSLLQTFLMKEISLHLIQNSSVVLIFDGLDECRLPLNFNTNETLQDVTNERSVDVLLTNLIVGNLLPSALIWITSRPAAADLIPSECVHRVTEVRGFNEPQKQEYFRKRIGDQSLANTIISHLKSSRSLFIMCHIPVFCWISAAVLEKMLNRAESGEIPNTLTQMYTHFLILQTNIKHEKDYEKNVTDEDMIFKLGKVAFQQLVKGNLIFYEEDLRECGIDVTEASVYSGLCSQIFRKQSGLYQGKVFSFVHLSVQEHLAALYVHLSFNNSGKNVLVEDKASKEEEINDILKCAVVKTLTCKNGYLDLFLRFLMGLSMESNQALLERFLNKIKIFPQDTVKIIKYLKEMIKSTSCPETSVLLFHCLNELNDHSLTDEIQRYITSGKVQEIQSQELGLALMYILMTTHEQFDEFELAKYGRSDIVLAWLHPVIKLFTKAWLHDCNITKRGCLVLSTLLSSLSSVRELDLSNNSLQDAGVEILSVGIKNSCYAPKLMEELFSNQQDEQDIELKYETFIRLTAGLQDMECILETLNLKNCGVTEASCVYMSKALSLNPSHLKVLDLSWNNIGDSGVKHLCAAVVKIHCALETIRLDKCGMTERSCTALASALSSKTCSLTHLDLSINDLQDSGVKKLSAGLQNPHCTLEKLRLSKCNITHEGVTALTEALKSNPSHLKGLDLSENDLEESDLKVLSIILDTS; from the exons ATGGAGGCTTCCTCTGACCCATCCAGCTCCCCTGCCATTTTACAGACGTGTATAAGGCTTCATCTCTACGTTTTTCCCCTAATTGCTCTACTCCTGGGAGTTCTGCAGAGAGTTCGGGCGATGGAGTtcggctgct gttcccgtcaggagagatctcctctcacAGGTGGAGGGTGCATCCCtgcatggagcttagaggctgtaggtgtggtctctgaggaggcacagCTCAttgcttccggtctctcaaccgag gcagagattcgGAAGTCTGGCGGCATaggcattctcgttccccaaagTGTTCTCGACACAACTCGAgctcctgaagaggaacgtctaag TGCTAAGGAAAGATCACATTCACCTGATCCCAGTGTTTGGTCCCTGAAAAGTGACATGTCGATGAAAATGCCAATTCAGTTAAAAGACGAAGAAtctgcatctgatcaaag GTACAAACTGCAAATACACGATAATACACAAGAGATCCAACAAAGATTAAAATCTTACATTAAAAGGAAACATCAGTATATTTTTGAAGGATTGGGAAAGCAGGGAAACCCAACACTCTTGAACCAGATCTACACTGAGCTCTACATCATAGAAGAAGAAGCTGGAGGGATCAGTAATAAACATGAGTTTACTAGGATAGAAAAAAACTTTACTGCAGCAGGAGCAACAATACCAATCCAATGCAGTGACATCTTTAGAGCTTTACCTGGACAAGACaaacccatcagaactgtgctgacaaagggagtcgctggcattggaaaaacagtctctgtgcagaagttcatcctggactgggctgaagggaaagagaatcaggacgtccagctcatatttccacttcctttcagagaGATCAATCTGATGAAGGACAAAAAGTTCACTCTAGTCAGTCTTCTTCAAACCTTCTTGATGAAAGAGATAAGTTTACATTTGATTCAAAACTCTTCTGTTGTTTtaatctttgatggtctggatgagtgcCGTCTTCCCTTAAACTTTAACACCAATGAGACTCTACAGGATGTGACCAACGAGAGATCAGTGGACGTGCTGCTGACAAACCTCATTGTGGGGAacctgcttccctctgctctcatctggatcacctccagaccagcagcagctgatctcaTCCCCTCTGAGTGTGTCCATCGAGTGACAGAGGTACGAGGCTTCAATGAACCACAGAAGCAGGAATACTTCAGAAAGAGAATCGGTGATCAGAGTCTAGCCAATACAATCATCTCACACCTGAAGTCATCAAGGAGCCTcttcatcatgtgccacatcccagtcttctgctggatctcagccgctgttctggagaAGATGTTGAATCGAGCAGAGAGTGGAGAGATTCCCAACACTCTCACtcagatgtacacacacttcctgatcctTCAGACCAACATTAAACATGAGAAGGACTATGAGAAGAACGTGACAGATGAAGACATGATCTTCAAACTGGGGAAAGTGGCTTTTCAGCAGCTTGTGAAAGGCAACCTGATCTTCTACGAGGAAGACCTGAGAGAGTGTGGCATTGATGTAACAGaagcatcagtgtactcaggattGTGCTCTCAGATCTTCAGAAAGCAGTCTGGCTTGTATCAGGGGAAAGTCTtcagctttgttcatctgagcGTTCAGGAACATCTAGCAGCTCTATATGTACACCTCTCCTTCAACAACAGTGGCAAAAATGTGCTTGTAGAGGACAAAGCATCTAAAGAAGAAGAAATTAATGACATACTTAAGTGTGCAGTTGTTAAAACTTTAACATGTAAGAATGGATATCTTGACCTCTTTCTTCGCTTTCTCATGGGACTTTCAATGGAGTCAAATCAGGCTCTTCTAGaaaggtttttaaataaaataaaaatctttccaCAGGACACAGTGAAAATTATTAAGTATCTAAAGGAAATGATAAAATCTACTAGTTGTCCAGAAACAAGTGTCCTTCTGTTCCACTGTCTAAATGAACTTAATGATCATTCTCTAACTGATGAAATCCAAAGGTACATAACTTCAGGAAAAGTTCAAGAAATCCAGTCCCAAGAACTTGGACTTGCTCTGATGTACATTTTAATGACAACACATGAGCAGTTTGATGAGTTTGAATTAGCTAAATATGGTAGATCAGACATAGTCCTTGCCTGGCTGCATCCTGTGATCAAGCTGTTTACCAAGGCCTG GTTACATGACTGTAATATCACAAAAAGAGGCTGTTTGGTACTGTCTACACTTCTTTCATCACTATCCAGtgtgagagagctggacctgagcaATAACAGCCTGCAGGATGCAGGGGTAGAAATACTCAGCGTAGGAATAAAGAACTCATGCTATGCACCAAAACT AATGGAGGAATTGTTCAGTAATCAGCAAGATGAACAAGATATTGAGCTTAAGTATGAAACTTTCATACGTCTCACTGCAGGGCTACAGGATATGGAGTGTATACTGGAAACTTTGAA TCTTAAGAATTGTGGAGTAACAGAAGCAAGCTGTGTTTACATGAGCAAAGCTCTGAGTTTAAACCCTTCTCATCTGAAAGTGCTGGACCTGAGCTGGAACAAcataggagactctggagtgaaacatcTCTGCGCTGCTGTGGTTAAAATTCACTGTGCATTGGAAACAATAAG gttggACAAATGTGGAATGACTGAGAGAAGCTGcactgctctggcttcagctctcaGCTCAAAGACCTGCAGTCTGACACATCTGGATCTGAGCATTAATGACCTACAAGACTCAGGAGTGAAGAAGCTCTCCGCTGGACTGCAGAATCCTCACTGTACACTAGAGAAGCTGAG GTTGTCCAAGTGTAATATTACACATGAAGGAGTGACAGCACTGACTGAAGCTCTGAAATCAAATCCATCCCACCTGAAAGGACTTGATCTTTCTGAGAATGATCTGGAAGAATCAGATTTGAAAGTGCTCTCTATAATATTGGAcacatcataa